The Microbacterium sp. LWO12-1.2 genome includes a window with the following:
- a CDS encoding ThuA domain-containing protein codes for MTARTALVVRGGWEGHHPVEATELFLPFLAERGFDVRVEDSPKIYADRDEMDRTDLIVQSVTMSEISDDALKGLRGAVERGTGLAGWHGGIADSYRNSSDYLQLIGGQFATHPALHPDAREGGEADNFLRYTVEVTDLGRAHEIMARIDDFPLCTEQYWVLSDDLNDVLATTTHPVQPYHPWHRPITSPAVWTRLWGRGRIFVATPGHSLEVLRDTNVRTIIERGMLWASRTVSE; via the coding sequence ATGACGGCGCGCACGGCGCTCGTGGTGCGCGGAGGCTGGGAAGGCCACCACCCCGTCGAGGCGACCGAGCTGTTCCTCCCGTTCCTCGCCGAACGCGGATTCGACGTGCGCGTGGAGGACTCCCCGAAGATCTACGCCGACCGCGACGAGATGGATCGTACCGACCTGATCGTGCAGAGCGTGACGATGTCGGAGATCTCCGATGACGCGCTGAAGGGCCTGCGGGGTGCGGTCGAACGCGGCACCGGGCTCGCCGGCTGGCACGGAGGCATCGCCGACTCGTACCGCAACAGCTCCGACTACCTGCAACTCATCGGCGGGCAGTTCGCCACGCACCCGGCACTGCACCCCGACGCGAGGGAGGGCGGGGAGGCCGACAACTTCCTGCGCTACACGGTCGAAGTCACCGACCTCGGCCGTGCGCACGAGATCATGGCGAGGATCGACGACTTCCCGCTCTGCACGGAGCAGTACTGGGTGCTCAGCGACGATCTCAACGACGTGCTGGCCACGACCACCCACCCGGTGCAGCCCTACCACCCCTGGCATCGACCCATCACCTCCCCGGCGGTGTGGACGCGGCTCTGGGGGCGTGGGCGCATCTTCGTCGCCACTCCTGGTCACAGCCTCGAGGTGCTCCGCGACACGAACGTACGCACGATCATCGAGAGGGGGATGCTGTGGGCGAGCCGCACGGTATCGGAATAG
- a CDS encoding LacI family DNA-binding transcriptional regulator, whose amino-acid sequence MTDRPRATLNDVAVSAGVSVATVSRALRDRGEMSADTRSRVLAAAAELGYSAAGQRRGRPRRGTSLLIDLVLGRFHDPYTEEITVGARTTASELGYDLVLTAERDDPADDWPARIHSRGSAGVIVGLIMPTRPQLALMRRASIPVVLIEPPSETSLLLPSLRTTDSAGAAAAARHLVERGARRFIVIGGAPSYRYGRARVDGFLRTIDEVAPRAPRVQTSAEWSAWDARRACARALAELDGEGPIGVFACTDEMAAGAYRAIADSGRTIPADVLVVGFDDVRGARWLRPSLTTIRQPIRELGSAAVRMLAQAASGGEISTEAVVLPTELVERGSTRTLIGG is encoded by the coding sequence ATGACCGACCGACCACGCGCCACGCTCAACGATGTCGCCGTGAGCGCCGGGGTCAGCGTGGCCACCGTGTCGCGGGCCCTGCGCGACCGGGGAGAGATGTCAGCCGACACCCGTTCACGCGTGCTCGCCGCTGCCGCCGAGCTGGGCTACAGCGCCGCCGGCCAGCGGCGAGGGCGTCCCCGTCGCGGCACCTCGCTCCTGATCGACCTGGTGCTCGGCCGCTTCCACGATCCCTATACCGAGGAGATCACCGTCGGCGCCCGCACCACGGCGTCGGAGCTCGGGTACGACCTGGTGCTGACCGCGGAGCGCGACGACCCCGCCGACGACTGGCCCGCGCGCATCCACTCCCGCGGGTCGGCCGGTGTGATCGTGGGCCTCATCATGCCCACTCGCCCGCAGCTCGCCCTGATGCGACGCGCGTCGATCCCCGTGGTGCTGATCGAGCCCCCGTCCGAAACCTCCCTTCTGCTCCCGAGCCTGCGCACCACCGACAGCGCCGGTGCTGCCGCCGCCGCGCGCCACCTGGTCGAGCGGGGCGCGCGCCGGTTCATCGTGATCGGCGGCGCCCCGTCGTACCGCTACGGACGCGCGCGGGTGGACGGGTTCCTGCGCACCATCGACGAGGTCGCCCCGCGCGCGCCCCGCGTACAGACCAGCGCCGAGTGGAGCGCGTGGGATGCCCGGCGGGCCTGCGCTCGGGCCCTCGCCGAACTCGACGGAGAGGGGCCTATCGGAGTGTTCGCCTGCACGGATGAGATGGCCGCCGGCGCCTATCGGGCCATCGCCGACAGCGGACGCACGATCCCCGCGGATGTGCTGGTCGTGGGCTTCGACGACGTACGAGGCGCACGGTGGCTGCGCCCCTCGCTGACCACGATCCGTCAACCGATCAGGGAGCTCGGTTCCGCCGCGGTGCGGATGCTCGCACAGGCGGCATCCGGAGGCGAGATCTCCACCGAGGCCGTCGTGCTGCCCACCGAGCTCGTCGAGCGCGGCTCGACACGCACGCTCATCGGGGGATGA
- a CDS encoding amidohydrolase family protein translates to MIVDVHAHLFDQHRHLGETFVTQAGKAAGHEVDLSTHWSGYWESAPDDTVALVIGGKARLSGIWVDDRDVAEFVSSTNGRAVGFLSLDPTQSGWREELEFAHQELGLRGIKLMPMYAGFDPAAEEFDPLWEYAERNALPVLMHTGTTFMSQAVLAYARPAIADDIARRHPELRLILAHMGHPYEGECIAVIRKHPHVYADISALHYRPFQLWNTLMLVQEYGVWHKLLFGSDFPFTTVDDTIAGLQRIARVDTRGFEPLSLDEIDALIHRDALGLLGLSPSDRSVIPR, encoded by the coding sequence GTGATCGTCGACGTGCACGCCCATCTGTTCGATCAACACCGCCATCTCGGGGAGACATTCGTCACCCAGGCGGGCAAAGCCGCCGGCCATGAGGTGGATCTTTCAACGCACTGGTCGGGATACTGGGAATCGGCACCGGATGACACGGTGGCCCTCGTCATCGGAGGCAAGGCGAGGCTGTCGGGCATCTGGGTCGATGATCGCGATGTCGCAGAGTTCGTCTCCTCGACGAACGGGCGCGCGGTCGGCTTCCTCTCGCTCGATCCGACGCAGAGCGGCTGGCGAGAGGAACTGGAGTTCGCGCATCAGGAACTCGGGTTGCGCGGGATCAAGCTCATGCCGATGTACGCGGGATTCGATCCGGCGGCGGAAGAGTTCGATCCTCTCTGGGAATACGCAGAACGCAACGCGCTCCCCGTGCTCATGCACACAGGCACGACGTTCATGAGCCAGGCTGTCCTCGCCTATGCGCGTCCCGCCATCGCTGATGACATCGCCAGGCGGCACCCGGAGCTCCGGCTCATCCTCGCCCACATGGGCCACCCGTACGAGGGGGAGTGCATCGCCGTCATCCGCAAGCATCCGCACGTCTACGCCGATATCAGCGCCTTGCACTATCGGCCGTTCCAGCTGTGGAACACGCTCATGCTGGTGCAGGAATACGGTGTGTGGCACAAACTGCTTTTCGGCAGCGATTTTCCCTTCACGACCGTCGACGATACGATCGCTGGTCTGCAGAGGATCGCTCGCGTCGATACGCGCGGATTCGAGCCGCTGTCGCTCGACGAGATCGATGCGCTCATCCATCGCGATGCGCTCGGCCTGCTCGGCCTCTCGCCCTCGGATCGATCCGTCATCCCCCGATGA